GCGGACCCGCTGTTCCACCCGGTCCCGGATGTGCCGATCGAACGCGGCACGCGCCCGGGCCAGCCGCTCCGCCGGTTGTCCCTGCTCGCGACGACGGCGCAGAATGCTATCCACGGCGTCCAGTTCCAGCACCTGTCGTACCCGCTGGGTCATGACACCGGTCTGGGTCCAGTGACGCGCCTCGGCGACACGGGCCTCGTTCATGGCATGTGCCAGACGCGCTTCCAGCGCGGCGGTGTCACCGGTCTCCAGCGCACGGGCAAGACCACCGCCCCCACCCGCCTGTTCCCCGACAGGGGCGGGAGTTTCGGCGTCCGAGTGCTCTGCCGCTGGTGACGGCGACACGCCTTCCTCCTCCGGCTGTGTTCTCCCGGTCTGGAAATAGCGGTCGAAACACGCGTCGAAAGCTGGCCGCTGGTCCTGGTCCTTGATCAGGGTCGCCGCAAGCACGCGGCGGGTGCGCTCGCGGTCCATCACGCCGGTGACGGTGAGCGCCCGGGCCGCATCGGCACTCTGCGCGGGCCCCACGTCGATGTGAGCCCCGCGCAGGACCTGGACGAATTCGGTGAGCAGCCGCTCCATTCAGCTGCGCGCCCCGGCCTGCAACTCGCGGACCCGGGGCATGGCGGTCTCGACATCATCCTGGAACTTCAGCAGCACATTCAGGGTGCGCTGGACGAGTTCCGTGTCGAGCTGATCGGCCTGCAGGAGCAGCAGCGTTCGCGCCCAGTCCAGGGTCTCGGAGATGGCCGGGCGTTTGCGCAGGTCAAGTTCCCGCAGCCCGTGCACGAACGCCACCACTTCCCCACGCAACGCCTCCCCCATGCCGGGCACTCGCTGGGCCAGGATGCGCTCCTCCAGCACCCGGTCCGGGTAGGGAATGTGGAGATGCAGGCAGCGCCGCTTCAGTGCCTCGGAAAGTTCACGACTGCCGTTGCTGGTGAGAAAGACAATGGGGGTATGCACGGCGCCAATGGTGCCGAGTTCCGGAATGGTGACCTGGTAGTCGGCCAGAAATTCCAGCAGGAAGGCCTCGAACTCCGGATCACCCTTGTCCACCTCGTCGATGAGCAGCACGGCACCCCGCTCCGAGCGCAGGGCCTGCAGCAACGGCCGCGCCTCCAGGAACGGTTCCGAGAAGAACCCGCCACCCAGGGTGTCCAGACGCCGGACCGCGTCGCCGAGGCTGTCACTGTCGGCCAGCAGACTGCCGAGGCGGTCCCGCAGCAACTGGGTGTAGAGCAGTTGCTTGCCGTACTTCCACTCGTACAGCGCCCGCCCCTCGTCCAGACCCTCGTAGCACTGCAATCGGATGAG
The DNA window shown above is from Aquisalimonas sp. 2447 and carries:
- a CDS encoding MoxR family ATPase, which gives rise to MTDAVEQIHGLTDELARVGYISSEDVAMVVYLGDALGKPVLVEGPPGVGKTELARAVADVVDRELIRLQCYEGLDEGRALYEWKYGKQLLYTQLLRDRLGSLLADSDSLGDAVRRLDTLGGGFFSEPFLEARPLLQALRSERGAVLLIDEVDKGDPEFEAFLLEFLADYQVTIPELGTIGAVHTPIVFLTSNGSRELSEALKRRCLHLHIPYPDRVLEERILAQRVPGMGEALRGEVVAFVHGLRELDLRKRPAISETLDWARTLLLLQADQLDTELVQRTLNVLLKFQDDVETAMPRVRELQAGARS